A single region of the Rhodococcus sp. W8901 genome encodes:
- a CDS encoding class I adenylate-forming enzyme family protein: protein MTAPADPQLHLDQVMSRLIGPGGPFEIVEEEVLGTRMPVMKNRCKAVGDLLADSVKWGDRDYLVTEDRRVSYTQHAADAYALAAALSERYGVTKGDRVGILAANTPEWVSTFWATQALGAITVGLNGWWVPREIEYGLQHSTPKVVVVDAKRADALAGLDTSGVTVLTMEEDLPRLIAEFAGAARPVVDIDEDDPSVILYTSGTSGRPKGALHSHRNLLAVVDYHRFSDSIMAAFTGKPSDPNAPSDLRYLLTSPLFHIASLHNLVVPRLATGSAVVMNQGSFDVDRILGLIERERVTNWGAVPTMASRLLEHGNLDKYDLSSLTSFSLASAPSSIAFKDRLREQVPFARNALVDSYGLTECSTAIAVASSAELEEYPGTLGRPIITVSMEIRDPFGEWLPDGLEGEVCVRSPFVMLGYWNDPDATAASITSDRWLRTGDYGVVENGRLRLTGRRSDLILRGGENVYPTEIEQTLDEHPAVQECAVIGTPHPDLGQEVSAVVVVAEGHTVTEEELREFASERLSYFKVPTKWRLTTDLLPRNATGKMIRREISVQ from the coding sequence ATGACTGCCCCCGCAGATCCGCAACTGCACCTGGACCAGGTCATGTCTCGTCTGATCGGTCCCGGTGGACCGTTCGAGATCGTCGAGGAAGAGGTCCTCGGCACCCGGATGCCGGTCATGAAGAACCGCTGCAAGGCCGTGGGCGATCTGCTCGCCGACTCGGTCAAGTGGGGCGACCGCGATTACCTCGTCACCGAGGACCGCCGGGTCTCGTACACCCAGCACGCCGCCGACGCGTACGCGCTGGCCGCGGCCCTGAGCGAGCGCTACGGCGTCACCAAGGGCGACCGCGTCGGGATCCTCGCCGCCAACACCCCGGAGTGGGTGAGCACCTTCTGGGCAACGCAGGCGCTCGGCGCCATCACCGTCGGCCTCAACGGCTGGTGGGTGCCGCGCGAGATCGAGTACGGCCTGCAGCACAGCACCCCGAAGGTCGTGGTCGTCGACGCCAAGCGCGCGGATGCCCTCGCCGGGCTCGACACCTCCGGCGTCACCGTGCTGACCATGGAGGAGGACCTGCCGCGGCTCATCGCCGAGTTCGCCGGCGCGGCCCGCCCCGTCGTGGACATCGACGAGGACGATCCGTCGGTGATCCTCTACACGTCCGGCACCAGCGGACGCCCCAAGGGCGCGCTGCACTCGCACCGCAACCTGCTGGCGGTGGTCGACTACCACCGTTTCAGCGACTCGATCATGGCCGCGTTCACGGGCAAGCCCAGCGACCCGAACGCCCCCAGCGACCTGCGCTACCTGCTCACCTCGCCGCTGTTCCACATCGCGAGCCTGCACAACCTCGTGGTCCCGCGCCTCGCGACCGGCAGTGCCGTCGTCATGAACCAGGGCTCGTTCGACGTCGATCGGATCCTCGGTCTCATCGAGCGGGAGCGGGTGACGAACTGGGGCGCCGTCCCGACGATGGCTTCCCGGCTCCTCGAGCACGGCAATCTGGACAAGTACGACCTGTCCTCGCTGACCTCGTTCTCGCTGGCCTCGGCGCCGTCGTCGATCGCGTTCAAGGACCGGCTCCGCGAGCAGGTTCCCTTCGCCCGCAACGCCCTCGTCGACAGCTACGGCCTCACCGAGTGCAGCACCGCGATCGCCGTCGCCAGCTCCGCCGAGCTCGAGGAGTACCCGGGCACGCTGGGCCGGCCGATCATCACGGTCAGCATGGAGATCCGCGACCCGTTCGGCGAGTGGCTGCCGGACGGCCTCGAGGGCGAGGTGTGCGTCCGCAGCCCGTTCGTGATGCTCGGCTACTGGAACGACCCCGACGCGACCGCGGCCTCGATCACCTCCGATCGCTGGCTGCGGACCGGCGACTACGGCGTCGTCGAGAACGGTCGCCTGCGGCTCACCGGGCGTCGCTCGGACCTGATCCTGCGCGGCGGCGAGAACGTGTACCCCACGGAGATCGAGCAGACCCTCGACGAGCACCCCGCCGTCCAGGAGTGCGCGGTGATCGGCACGCCGCATCCCGATCTGGGCCAGGAGGTCTCGGCCGTGGTCGTGGTCGCCGAGGGCCACACGGTCACCGAGGAGGAACTGCGCGAGTTCGCATCCGAGCGGCTGTCGTACTTCAAGGTGCCGACCAAGTGGCGCCTCACGACGGACCTGTTGCCGCGCAACGCGACCGGCAAGATGATCCGACGAGAGATCAGCGTGCAGTGA
- a CDS encoding nuclear transport factor 2 family protein: protein MTPYTLERLGAVEAVRDLAHRYTHLIDEGRLEEVAELFARAVYGQCDGDGTPVGSVRDSDPAGVLAACRSFIQMHGAPPRPRTKHVVTNLRVEVSDDCRTAMSLSYFTVLQATESLPLQPILSGRYFDAFAEIDGEWQFTQRLTCIDLVGDLTSHARRDL from the coding sequence GTGACCCCCTACACGCTCGAGCGACTGGGCGCTGTCGAGGCGGTCCGCGATCTCGCTCACCGGTACACGCACCTCATCGACGAGGGACGACTGGAGGAGGTCGCGGAGCTCTTCGCGCGGGCGGTGTACGGACAATGCGACGGTGACGGGACCCCGGTGGGGTCGGTGCGTGACTCCGACCCCGCCGGCGTGCTGGCCGCGTGCCGGAGCTTCATCCAGATGCACGGCGCTCCCCCGAGGCCGCGCACCAAGCACGTCGTGACGAACCTGCGCGTGGAGGTCTCGGACGACTGCCGCACCGCGATGTCACTGTCGTACTTCACGGTGCTCCAGGCCACGGAAAGCCTTCCCCTGCAGCCGATCCTGTCGGGGCGTTACTTCGATGCGTTCGCCGAGATCGACGGGGAGTGGCAATTCACGCAGCGACTCACCTGCATCGATCTGGTCGGCGATCTGACTTCGCACGCCCGACGCGACCTGTGA
- a CDS encoding EthD domain-containing protein: MFKAVALLARKPELTREQFIEHYETVHAPLILRSFPTLKAYRRNFVDLTDSIRAPGVADPSFDVITEMWFEDRAGYDAMLAAHADPAIGGPVAEDANLFLDMSRTLQFIVDER, encoded by the coding sequence ATGTTCAAAGCAGTTGCTCTGCTCGCCCGTAAGCCCGAGCTCACGCGCGAGCAGTTCATCGAGCACTACGAGACCGTCCACGCGCCGCTGATCCTGCGGTCGTTCCCCACGCTGAAGGCGTACCGACGCAACTTCGTCGACCTCACCGACAGCATCCGGGCTCCGGGCGTGGCCGATCCGAGCTTCGACGTCATCACCGAGATGTGGTTCGAGGACCGCGCCGGCTACGACGCGATGCTCGCCGCGCACGCCGATCCCGCGATCGGCGGGCCGGTGGCCGAGGACGCGAACCTCTTCCTCGACATGTCGAGGACCCTTCAGTTCATCGTCGATGAACGCTAG
- a CDS encoding TIGR03619 family F420-dependent LLM class oxidoreductase, with protein sequence MQVGLNILGAENLYGGQIRPVLRLAADADRAGVDMISTGDHIGFNAAAHAQRVETNGFPFPLEHDWYEPLSLLSSVAAVTDRVLLNVSVLIATVRPPVLLAKQIATLDAISGGRAAIGMGVGWQEAEYTATNMPFDARFGRMEDTVRACRELWTKAPANFQGREFSFADFHSLPFPVQERVPVIFGFGPSRRNFDRIARVADGWTVNPADMQTFSQSVSLLRDTFAEHGRDPDSAVVQVSVAPERRDDGTVDLDATADKTHAWHDAGATVAVFRPATFCTAGEEVPQLIDWAVGLKSTTDDTREGQ encoded by the coding sequence ATGCAGGTCGGTCTGAACATTCTCGGCGCCGAGAATCTCTACGGCGGGCAGATCCGCCCGGTGCTCCGGCTGGCGGCGGACGCGGACCGCGCGGGAGTCGACATGATCTCCACCGGTGATCACATCGGCTTCAACGCGGCCGCGCACGCGCAGCGCGTCGAGACCAACGGCTTCCCCTTCCCGCTGGAGCACGATTGGTACGAGCCGCTTTCGCTGCTCTCCTCCGTCGCCGCGGTCACCGATCGAGTGCTGCTCAATGTCTCGGTCCTGATCGCGACCGTCCGCCCACCGGTACTGCTCGCCAAGCAGATCGCCACGCTCGACGCCATCTCCGGCGGCCGTGCCGCGATCGGGATGGGCGTCGGCTGGCAGGAGGCCGAATACACCGCCACCAACATGCCGTTCGATGCCCGCTTCGGCCGCATGGAGGACACCGTCCGCGCGTGCCGTGAGCTGTGGACCAAGGCTCCGGCGAACTTCCAGGGCCGCGAGTTCTCGTTCGCGGACTTCCACTCGCTGCCGTTCCCGGTCCAGGAGCGGGTGCCGGTGATCTTCGGGTTCGGTCCCAGCCGGCGCAACTTCGACCGCATCGCCCGCGTCGCCGACGGGTGGACCGTCAATCCCGCAGACATGCAGACGTTCTCGCAGAGCGTCTCCCTGCTGCGCGACACGTTCGCCGAGCACGGCCGCGACCCCGACTCCGCCGTCGTCCAGGTCTCGGTCGCACCCGAACGCCGCGACGACGGAACCGTGGACCTCGACGCGACCGCGGACAAGACCCACGCCTGGCACGACGCGGGCGCCACCGTCGCGGTGTTCCGTCCCGCGACATTCTGCACAGCGGGAGAAGAGGTTCCGCAGCTGATCGACTGGGCGGTAGGACTGAAGTCCACGACCGACGACACCCGGGAGGGCCAGTGA
- a CDS encoding nuclear transport factor 2 family protein translates to MTTTDQAVAELLDKQAIYEVVMRYCRGIDRLDFDLVRDAYHPDAIDHHTGFDGSVEDFITWVQPKLRAIGGTMHHIGNHLVELHGDYAVSEAYSTAAHWGGDDGIGMVNFTSGCRYVDLMERRDGRWAIAERWAVREWTRSDAGRLTLPESDGPRGRRDGTDPLDALRSRLG, encoded by the coding sequence GTGACTACGACGGACCAGGCTGTAGCCGAACTGCTCGACAAGCAGGCCATCTACGAGGTGGTCATGCGCTACTGCCGCGGCATCGACCGACTCGATTTCGACCTGGTCCGCGACGCCTACCACCCGGACGCGATCGACCACCACACCGGATTCGACGGCAGCGTCGAGGATTTCATCACCTGGGTGCAGCCGAAGCTGCGGGCCATCGGCGGCACGATGCACCACATCGGCAACCACCTCGTGGAACTGCACGGCGACTACGCGGTGAGCGAGGCGTACTCGACGGCGGCGCACTGGGGCGGTGACGACGGGATCGGCATGGTCAACTTCACCAGCGGCTGCCGCTACGTGGACCTCATGGAACGCCGTGACGGCAGGTGGGCCATCGCCGAGCGTTGGGCGGTCCGCGAATGGACCCGCTCCGACGCCGGCCGCCTGACGCTGCCGGAGAGCGACGGCCCCCGCGGGCGTCGCGACGGTACCGATCCGCTCGACGCCCTGCGCAGCCGGCTGGGCTGA
- the hutC gene encoding histidine utilization repressor, which yields MAIADVDAELAVLFDEAGSESVPAYERVKNLVVEQIRSGRWTDGDQLPSENQFVNALGLSRMTINRALRELTHDGLIVRMMGVGTFVASSKTSSPLFEVKNIADEIQQRGHRHRTETVFVREEEPDHSQAFLRDAFGARVFHSLLVHYEDDTPIQVEDRFVNPDEAPDYLDQDFTSLTPNDYLTRVAPLVRGEHVVEAVLASPEECRLLRIDRGEPCLLIRRRTWSERGLVSLARLTHPGSRNRLEGSFTR from the coding sequence ATGGCGATAGCCGACGTTGATGCAGAGCTCGCCGTGCTGTTCGACGAGGCCGGCAGCGAGTCGGTCCCGGCGTACGAGCGGGTGAAGAATCTCGTGGTGGAGCAGATCCGTTCCGGCCGTTGGACGGACGGGGATCAGCTGCCGTCGGAGAACCAGTTCGTCAACGCGCTGGGACTGTCCCGCATGACGATCAACCGGGCGCTGCGGGAACTCACGCACGACGGGCTCATCGTGCGGATGATGGGTGTGGGGACGTTCGTCGCGAGCAGCAAGACGTCCTCCCCCCTCTTCGAGGTGAAGAACATCGCCGACGAGATCCAGCAGCGCGGGCACCGTCACCGTACCGAGACGGTCTTCGTGCGCGAGGAGGAGCCCGACCACTCCCAGGCCTTCCTACGGGATGCCTTCGGTGCCAGGGTGTTTCACTCGTTGCTGGTGCACTACGAGGACGACACCCCGATCCAGGTGGAGGACCGGTTCGTCAATCCGGACGAGGCGCCCGACTACCTCGACCAGGACTTCACGTCGCTCACCCCGAACGACTACCTCACCCGGGTGGCGCCCCTCGTCCGCGGTGAGCACGTCGTCGAGGCGGTCCTCGCCAGCCCGGAGGAGTGCCGGTTGCTCCGCATCGACCGGGGTGAGCCCTGCCTGCTTATCCGGCGCCGCACGTGGTCGGAACGCGGGCTCGTCAGCCTGGCCCGATTGACCCACCCCGGTTCCCGCAACAGGCTCGAGGGTTCGTTCACCCGCTGA
- a CDS encoding NAD-glutamate dehydrogenase domain-containing protein, with amino-acid sequence MNTASTEAEPTNIPDEIDDALAAVFRGWDERLLAGVSADMKARLAHLVSGLPVGYKQDVAPERARVDLEILDRLDADTVDVRIVQTTRGIGTHRISLYVEGRPASLGDVMPMLQSLGVEVFDEKPYPLLSSAGTPCWIYDFTVGYPIAPDADFGEFAGRFAEAIAALWRGDAEPDKLGELVARAGLDWREVGVLRAYVEFLRQARFPYSSSYVSDVLCRYPEIARALVDSFATRFDPEAQADGGPAAPSRVDELIAQVVGLDADRILRALWSAIRNTVRTNHFVTPRRECLSLEFDSRSIDELPEPRPRREIFVHSPSVAGVHMRFGTVARGGLRWSDRIEDFRTEVLGLVKAQAVKNAVIVPVGAKGGFVLRRPPAQTGDAVHDREMLRAAGIAGYRTFIRGLLDLVDNVDRTSGEVRPAPGVVRHDGDDTYLVVAADKGTASFSDIANAVAAEYDFWLGDAFASGGSVGYDHKAMGITARGAWESVKRRFRELGVDTQQDDFTVVGIGDMSGDVFGNGMLCSKHIRLVAAFDHRHVFLDPEPDPERSYAERARMFALPRSSWDDYDRALISSGGGVWDRSAKAVPISAEARKVLGLDSAVTELTPPELIRAILRAPVDLLWNGGIGTYVKASGESHADVGDKANDSVRVDGTDVRARVVGEGGNLGLTQAGRIEIARAGGRVGTDALDNSGGVDCSDHEVNIKILLDELVGGGRLDAAERSTLLAAMTDDVTALVLADNVSQNELMGTTGADAGEMLAVHARLLTRLESAGALDRTLEVLPDAAEIAVRRRAGEGLSTPELATLGAHVKLDLKGALLAGDLVDHDVFLPALRQYFPARMQQDYADAIDRHPLRREIVATVLTNAVVDRGGITYAFRLAEEVGASAEDAVRAFDVVASVFDLRELWARIATAPVPVAVADELVLVTRRLLDRASRWMLSRRPQPLAVGAEITRFRERIAKASTMLEGWLVGGDRDNLRERTRSIAELGAPEDLVRSVELLLDRFGLLDVVEIADLADHDLAEAGELYFRLCERVGLVPLLNRVSELGKETRWNALARLSLRDELYDSVRELTLDVLAHAVPGDSPEAMLTDWEARNEPRIRRARQALAEIEESGQRDLAALSVASRQLRRMVG; translated from the coding sequence ATGAACACCGCTTCGACCGAGGCCGAACCGACGAACATCCCCGACGAGATCGACGACGCTCTCGCCGCAGTTTTCAGGGGATGGGACGAACGCCTGCTCGCCGGCGTGAGCGCGGACATGAAGGCGCGTCTCGCGCACCTCGTGTCCGGGCTGCCCGTCGGATACAAACAGGACGTCGCCCCCGAGCGTGCGCGCGTCGACCTGGAGATCCTCGACCGCCTCGACGCCGACACCGTCGACGTCCGCATCGTCCAGACGACCCGCGGGATCGGAACGCACCGGATCTCGCTGTACGTCGAGGGCCGACCGGCGTCGCTGGGTGACGTGATGCCGATGCTGCAGAGTCTGGGCGTCGAGGTCTTCGACGAGAAGCCGTACCCGCTGCTCTCTTCCGCCGGGACGCCCTGCTGGATCTACGATTTCACCGTCGGATACCCGATCGCGCCGGACGCCGACTTCGGCGAGTTCGCCGGCCGTTTCGCGGAGGCGATCGCGGCACTGTGGCGGGGCGACGCGGAACCCGACAAGTTGGGAGAGCTCGTCGCACGGGCCGGTCTGGACTGGCGCGAGGTCGGCGTGCTGCGCGCCTACGTCGAATTCCTGCGGCAGGCCCGGTTCCCGTACAGCAGTTCCTACGTCTCGGACGTCCTCTGCAGGTATCCGGAGATTGCGCGGGCGCTGGTCGACAGCTTCGCCACTCGATTCGATCCCGAAGCCCAGGCGGACGGCGGTCCGGCGGCACCGTCCCGAGTGGACGAGTTGATCGCGCAGGTGGTCGGGCTCGACGCCGATCGAATTCTCCGGGCGCTCTGGTCGGCGATTCGGAACACCGTGCGCACCAACCACTTCGTCACCCCACGCCGGGAATGCCTGTCGCTCGAGTTCGACTCCCGCAGCATCGACGAGCTACCGGAGCCTCGGCCGCGCCGCGAGATCTTCGTCCATTCGCCGTCGGTTGCCGGCGTCCACATGCGCTTCGGCACAGTGGCGCGAGGTGGGCTGCGCTGGTCCGATCGTATCGAGGACTTCCGCACCGAGGTCCTGGGTCTCGTCAAGGCCCAGGCGGTGAAGAACGCGGTCATCGTGCCGGTCGGCGCGAAGGGCGGTTTCGTGCTGCGCCGACCGCCGGCCCAGACCGGCGATGCCGTCCACGACCGGGAAATGTTGCGGGCGGCCGGGATTGCCGGGTACCGCACATTCATCCGCGGCCTGCTCGACCTCGTCGACAATGTCGACCGCACGTCGGGTGAGGTGCGTCCGGCACCGGGTGTGGTGCGGCACGACGGAGACGACACCTATCTCGTGGTGGCGGCCGACAAGGGTACCGCGTCGTTCTCGGACATCGCCAATGCCGTGGCGGCCGAGTACGACTTCTGGCTGGGCGACGCCTTCGCTTCGGGCGGATCGGTCGGCTACGACCACAAGGCGATGGGCATTACCGCGCGGGGGGCGTGGGAGAGCGTCAAGCGGCGGTTCCGGGAGCTCGGCGTCGACACCCAGCAGGACGACTTCACGGTCGTCGGCATCGGTGACATGAGCGGGGACGTCTTCGGGAACGGCATGTTGTGCAGCAAGCACATTCGGCTGGTTGCCGCCTTCGACCACCGCCACGTCTTCCTCGACCCCGAACCGGACCCCGAGCGCTCCTATGCCGAGCGCGCCCGGATGTTCGCTCTCCCGCGTTCGTCGTGGGACGACTACGACCGCGCGCTGATCAGCTCCGGTGGCGGGGTGTGGGATCGGTCCGCGAAGGCCGTGCCGATCAGCGCCGAGGCCCGGAAGGTGCTCGGCCTGGACTCGGCGGTCACGGAACTGACACCGCCGGAACTGATCCGTGCGATCCTGCGTGCGCCGGTCGACCTGCTCTGGAACGGTGGAATCGGCACCTACGTCAAGGCGTCGGGCGAATCGCATGCCGACGTCGGCGACAAGGCCAACGACTCGGTGCGGGTGGACGGCACCGACGTGCGGGCCCGGGTCGTGGGCGAGGGCGGCAACCTCGGCCTCACCCAGGCGGGTCGTATCGAGATCGCCCGCGCCGGAGGCCGGGTGGGCACTGACGCTCTCGACAACTCCGGCGGCGTGGACTGCTCCGACCATGAGGTCAACATCAAGATTCTGCTCGACGAACTCGTCGGCGGCGGTCGACTGGATGCTGCGGAACGGTCGACACTGCTCGCGGCGATGACGGACGACGTCACCGCACTGGTCCTGGCCGACAACGTCTCCCAGAACGAACTGATGGGCACCACCGGGGCCGACGCCGGCGAGATGCTTGCAGTCCATGCGCGGCTGCTCACGCGGCTCGAGTCGGCAGGAGCTCTGGACCGGACCCTGGAGGTGTTGCCAGACGCGGCGGAGATCGCGGTGCGGCGCCGGGCCGGGGAAGGTTTGTCGACGCCCGAACTGGCAACTCTCGGGGCGCACGTGAAGCTGGACCTGAAGGGGGCCTTGCTGGCAGGCGATCTGGTCGACCACGACGTCTTCCTCCCCGCGCTGCGCCAGTATTTCCCGGCTCGGATGCAGCAGGACTACGCGGATGCGATCGACCGGCACCCGTTGCGGCGCGAAATCGTCGCGACGGTGCTGACGAACGCAGTCGTCGATCGCGGTGGCATCACCTACGCCTTCCGTCTTGCGGAGGAGGTGGGCGCGAGCGCGGAGGATGCGGTGCGTGCGTTCGACGTCGTTGCGTCCGTCTTCGACCTGCGCGAGCTGTGGGCGAGGATCGCGACCGCGCCCGTTCCGGTCGCCGTCGCCGATGAACTCGTCCTCGTGACCCGTAGGCTTCTGGACCGTGCATCGCGCTGGATGTTGAGCCGGCGACCGCAGCCCCTGGCTGTCGGTGCCGAGATCACCCGGTTCCGGGAACGGATCGCGAAGGCGTCGACGATGCTCGAAGGATGGCTGGTCGGTGGCGACCGCGACAACCTCAGGGAACGGACGCGTTCGATCGCCGAACTCGGCGCGCCCGAGGACCTGGTGCGGTCCGTCGAACTGCTGCTCGACCGGTTCGGGCTCCTCGACGTCGTCGAGATCGCGGACCTCGCCGACCACGACCTGGCGGAGGCGGGGGAACTGTACTTCCGGCTGTGCGAACGGGTGGGACTGGTGCCGCTGCTGAACCGGGTCTCGGAGCTCGGGAAGGAGACCCGCTGGAACGCACTGGCGCGGCTGTCGCTGCGGGACGAACTGTACGACAGCGTCCGCGAACTCACGCTCGACGTGCTCGCCCACGCTGTGCCCGGTGATTCGCCGGAGGCCATGCTCACGGATTGGGAGGCCCGTAACGAGCCCCGCATCCGGCGTGCCCGACAGGCGCTTGCCGAGATCGAAGAGTCGGGTCAGCGCGACCTGGCCGCGCTCTCGGTCGCATCGCGGCAGTTGAGGCGAATGGTGGGTTGA
- the hppD gene encoding 4-hydroxyphenylpyruvate dioxygenase, producing MTVDQSLGRLDDAALRQLLGLVEHDPSTDPFPVVGWDAIVWAVGNATQAAAYYRTVFGMDLEAYSGPETGNRDHRAYVLRSGAVRFVLTGGVDPSSPLLDHHRRHGDGVHDVALEVTDVDRCIAHARGQGARILVEPHDVTDEHGTVRTASIAAYGDTRHTLVDRSRYTGPYLPGYVSRRQSHGTGRQVIQALDHVVGNVELGKMNEWVAFYHRVMGFTDLAEFVGDDIATEYSALMSKVVANGNHRIKIPLNEPAVGRKRSQIDEFLEFYRGPGSQHLALATSDILGAVDHLTEAGVEFLPTPASYYEDPQLRARIGEVRVPIEELERRGILVDRDEDGYLLQIFTKPIGDRPTVFFELIERHGSLGFGKGNFQALFLAIEREQERRGNL from the coding sequence ATGACCGTCGACCAGTCACTCGGCCGCCTCGACGACGCGGCGCTGCGCCAGCTGCTCGGGCTTGTCGAACACGATCCGTCCACCGATCCGTTCCCGGTGGTCGGCTGGGACGCGATCGTCTGGGCGGTGGGCAACGCGACGCAGGCCGCCGCGTACTACCGCACGGTGTTCGGGATGGACCTCGAGGCGTACTCGGGTCCCGAGACCGGCAACCGCGACCACCGCGCATACGTACTACGCAGCGGCGCCGTCAGATTCGTGCTCACCGGCGGCGTCGACCCGTCCAGCCCACTGCTCGACCATCACCGCCGGCACGGTGACGGCGTCCACGACGTCGCACTCGAGGTCACCGACGTCGACCGCTGCATCGCGCACGCGCGCGGCCAGGGTGCCCGGATCCTCGTCGAACCGCACGACGTCACCGACGAGCACGGCACCGTCCGCACCGCGAGCATCGCCGCCTACGGCGACACCCGGCACACGCTCGTCGACCGCTCCCGCTACACCGGGCCCTACCTGCCCGGCTATGTCTCACGCAGGCAGTCCCACGGCACCGGCCGGCAGGTGATCCAGGCGCTCGACCACGTGGTCGGCAACGTCGAGCTGGGCAAGATGAACGAGTGGGTGGCCTTCTACCACCGCGTCATGGGATTCACCGATCTCGCCGAGTTCGTGGGCGACGACATCGCCACCGAGTACTCGGCGCTGATGAGCAAGGTGGTCGCGAACGGCAACCACCGCATCAAGATCCCACTCAACGAGCCGGCCGTGGGGCGCAAGCGGTCCCAGATCGACGAGTTCCTCGAGTTCTATCGCGGCCCCGGATCGCAGCATCTGGCGCTCGCGACGTCCGACATCCTCGGCGCCGTGGACCATCTGACGGAGGCGGGCGTCGAGTTCCTGCCGACACCCGCGTCGTACTACGAGGACCCGCAACTGCGCGCCCGGATCGGCGAGGTGCGGGTCCCGATCGAGGAGCTCGAGCGGCGCGGCATCCTCGTCGACCGCGACGAGGACGGCTACCTGCTGCAGATCTTCACCAAACCGATCGGCGACCGGCCGACGGTGTTCTTCGAACTCATCGAGCGACACGGCTCGCTCGGGTTCGGCAAGGGCAACTTCCAGGCCCTGTTCCTCGCGATCGAACGCGAGCAGGAGCGGCGCGGCAACCTCTGA
- a CDS encoding mycofactocin-coupled SDR family oxidoreductase gives MALLENKVAFITGAARGQGRNHAVRFAQEGADIIALDICAPISDDVGYPAATPEDLEETARLVRAEGREIVTSIGDVRDQAALQAAVDAGVERFGRLDIVVANAGISTWNRFWEMPEEQWTTMIDINLNGVWRTLKAAVPAMIDGGRGGSIIVVSSAAGIKASPGTSNYTSAKHGLVGLTKTAAIELGEFGIRVNSIHPGAVDTPMGQDANVGKILSQFPRYLDNYKWPLAGLNKCTVDDVSEVVLYLASDRSRTVTGSQMSLDLGITSI, from the coding sequence ATGGCACTGCTCGAGAACAAGGTCGCCTTCATCACCGGCGCGGCACGCGGACAGGGGCGCAACCACGCGGTGCGCTTCGCCCAGGAGGGTGCGGACATCATCGCGCTCGACATCTGCGCACCGATCTCCGACGACGTCGGCTACCCGGCGGCGACGCCCGAGGATCTCGAGGAGACCGCCCGCCTGGTGCGCGCCGAGGGCCGCGAGATCGTCACGTCCATCGGCGACGTGCGCGACCAGGCCGCGCTGCAGGCCGCCGTCGACGCCGGTGTGGAGCGCTTCGGCCGTCTCGACATCGTGGTCGCGAACGCCGGCATCTCGACGTGGAACCGCTTCTGGGAGATGCCCGAGGAGCAGTGGACCACGATGATCGACATCAACCTCAACGGTGTGTGGCGAACGCTCAAGGCGGCCGTGCCCGCGATGATCGACGGCGGCCGCGGCGGCTCGATCATCGTGGTCAGCTCGGCGGCCGGCATCAAGGCCAGCCCGGGCACGTCGAACTACACCTCCGCCAAGCACGGCCTGGTGGGTCTGACGAAGACCGCGGCGATCGAGTTGGGCGAGTTCGGCATTCGCGTCAACTCGATCCACCCCGGCGCGGTGGACACCCCGATGGGCCAGGACGCCAACGTCGGCAAGATCCTCTCCCAGTTCCCGCGCTACCTGGACAACTACAAGTGGCCGCTCGCCGGCCTCAACAAGTGCACCGTCGACGACGTCTCCGAGGTGGTCCTGTACTTGGCGAGCGACCGGTCGCGCACCGTCACCGGCTCGCAGATGTCGTTGGACCTGGGCATCACGTCCATTTGA
- a CDS encoding type II toxin-antitoxin system RelE family toxin, with the protein MSAPEQPYTLSIARSAARALKHTLPEKVAAAVYEFITGALLENPHRVGKPLAPPLAPAYSARRGTYRVLYLIDEDARRVQVTAISHRADAYHV; encoded by the coding sequence ATGAGCGCGCCCGAGCAGCCGTACACCCTCTCCATTGCGAGGTCGGCGGCCCGCGCCTTGAAGCACACCCTGCCCGAGAAGGTCGCGGCCGCGGTCTACGAGTTCATCACCGGGGCCCTGCTCGAGAATCCGCACCGGGTCGGTAAACCGCTCGCGCCACCGCTCGCCCCGGCTTACTCCGCGCGCCGCGGAACCTACCGAGTGCTGTACCTGATCGACGAGGACGCCCGACGCGTACAGGTCACCGCCATCTCGCACCGTGCCGACGCCTATCACGTCTGA